One segment of Pseudodesulfovibrio sp. 5S69 DNA contains the following:
- a CDS encoding hydrogenase small subunit produces the protein MKFSVGHGKEGAVERLEKRGVSRRDFMKFCGTVAAVMGMGPAFAPKVAEALTADNRPDVVWLHNAECTGCSESILRTVEPYIDALILDYISLDYHETIMAAAGHAAEKALWDTVNAGNFVAVIEGGVPTAPTGTANEPGAYGKVGGHTMLETTTKVVNAAAATITYGTCASYGGVQKAAPNPTGAKGVGELFPDKTFINVPGCPPNPFSLVGTIVHYLTKGIPELDDVGRPIPFYGETVHDNCPRQEHFDMDEFAPSFGSEEARKGWCLRKLGCRGPETFNNCPTVKFNQYNWPVQAGHPCIGCSQPEFWDGADWDGETYFYTDLTNL, from the coding sequence ATGAAATTTTCCGTAGGTCATGGCAAGGAAGGAGCCGTGGAACGGCTGGAAAAACGCGGCGTCTCTCGCCGTGATTTCATGAAGTTCTGCGGAACCGTGGCCGCAGTGATGGGCATGGGGCCGGCTTTCGCTCCGAAAGTCGCCGAAGCCCTCACAGCTGACAACAGGCCCGACGTCGTTTGGCTGCACAACGCCGAATGTACCGGTTGTTCCGAATCCATCCTGAGGACCGTCGAGCCCTACATCGACGCCCTCATCCTGGACTACATCTCGCTGGACTACCATGAGACCATCATGGCCGCCGCGGGTCATGCCGCAGAGAAGGCTCTGTGGGATACGGTCAACGCCGGCAATTTCGTGGCCGTCATCGAAGGCGGCGTCCCGACCGCTCCGACCGGTACCGCCAACGAGCCCGGCGCGTACGGCAAGGTCGGCGGCCACACCATGCTGGAGACCACCACCAAGGTCGTCAACGCGGCTGCCGCCACCATCACGTACGGCACCTGCGCGTCCTACGGCGGCGTGCAGAAGGCCGCCCCGAACCCGACCGGTGCCAAGGGCGTCGGCGAGCTGTTCCCGGACAAGACGTTCATCAACGTCCCCGGCTGCCCGCCCAACCCGTTCTCCCTGGTCGGCACCATCGTGCACTACCTCACCAAGGGTATCCCCGAACTCGACGACGTCGGGCGTCCGATCCCCTTCTACGGCGAGACCGTGCACGACAACTGCCCGAGGCAGGAGCATTTCGACATGGACGAATTCGCGCCTTCCTTCGGTTCCGAAGAAGCCCGCAAGGGCTGGTGTCTGCGTAAGCTCGGTTGTCGTGGTCCCGAGACCTTCAACAACTGCCCCACTGTCAAGTTCAACCAGTACAACTGGCCTGTCCAGGCCGGCCATCCCTGCATCGGCTGCTCGCAGCCCGAGTTCTGGGACGGCGCCGACTGGGATGGCGAAACCTACTTCTACACCGACCTCACCAATCTCTAA
- a CDS encoding nickel-dependent hydrogenase large subunit, giving the protein MSGCSPKAAPMAHGKHDVVVDPVTRIEGHLRIEAVVEDGKIVDVRSSSQLFRGLEIILKGRDPRDAQHFTQRSCGVCTYVHALASVRCVDNAVGVDKVLPHNATIIRNLVLAAQFMHDHIVHFYHLHALDFVDVTGCLSADVNKTAEIAAAVAKTVRPDPKIVSSKEDLQKTKDTVKSIVDSGRLGIFTNAYFLGGHPAYVLPPEVNLLATNHYLNALHLQVKAARAMAVFGAKNPHTQFTVMGGVSCYEGLTDKYINDFLALYADIKDFILDCYIPDLIAVASYYKDWASIGGTTNFMSFGEYPAQGGEADLNSRYIKPGVIFDRKITDVQAFDPTKIEEHVKHSWYKDSSPKHPYNGVTDPMYTSLDDKAKYSWMKAPRYEGKSTEVGPLATCLVNYGLGHPEFVKYVNFVLGKLEVGPEALFSTLGRTGARGIECLITCLKTEDMVNDLKENIAKGNLDICKDWDMPAEAQGVGFVNAPRGGLSHWIDIKNSKIDNFQLVVPSTWNLGPRCDNNLPGPTEEALLDNTPIADPERPVEILRTVHSYDPCIACGVHVIDNKTGNVKKFRVL; this is encoded by the coding sequence ATGTCTGGTTGCTCCCCTAAAGCCGCCCCGATGGCGCATGGGAAACACGATGTCGTAGTTGATCCGGTCACCAGGATCGAGGGTCACCTGCGCATTGAGGCCGTGGTCGAAGATGGCAAAATCGTGGACGTCCGCAGCAGCTCCCAGCTGTTCCGCGGTCTGGAGATCATCCTGAAAGGCCGTGATCCCCGCGATGCACAGCACTTCACCCAGCGCTCCTGCGGCGTCTGCACCTACGTGCACGCGCTCGCTTCCGTCCGTTGCGTCGACAACGCCGTCGGCGTGGACAAGGTACTGCCCCACAACGCCACCATCATCCGCAACCTGGTGCTGGCGGCTCAGTTCATGCACGACCACATCGTGCATTTCTATCACCTGCATGCCCTGGACTTCGTCGACGTCACCGGCTGCCTGTCCGCCGACGTCAACAAGACCGCTGAAATCGCCGCCGCCGTCGCCAAGACCGTGCGCCCTGATCCCAAGATCGTCTCTTCCAAGGAAGACCTTCAGAAGACCAAGGACACCGTCAAGAGCATCGTCGACTCCGGCCGCCTGGGCATCTTCACCAACGCCTACTTCCTCGGCGGCCACCCGGCCTACGTCCTGCCGCCCGAGGTCAACCTGCTGGCCACCAACCACTACCTGAACGCCCTGCACCTGCAGGTCAAGGCCGCTCGCGCCATGGCAGTGTTCGGTGCCAAGAACCCGCACACCCAGTTCACCGTCATGGGTGGCGTGTCTTGCTACGAAGGCCTGACCGACAAGTACATCAATGACTTCCTGGCCCTGTATGCGGACATCAAGGACTTCATCCTCGACTGCTACATCCCGGACCTCATCGCTGTTGCCAGCTACTACAAGGACTGGGCTTCCATCGGCGGCACCACCAACTTCATGAGCTTCGGCGAATACCCGGCGCAGGGCGGCGAGGCCGACCTGAACTCCCGGTACATCAAGCCCGGCGTCATCTTCGATCGCAAGATCACCGACGTCCAGGCCTTTGACCCGACCAAGATCGAGGAGCACGTCAAGCACTCCTGGTACAAGGACAGCTCTCCGAAGCATCCCTACAACGGCGTCACCGATCCCATGTACACCAGCCTGGACGACAAGGCGAAGTACTCCTGGATGAAGGCTCCCCGCTACGAAGGCAAGTCCACCGAAGTGGGCCCGCTGGCCACCTGCCTGGTCAACTACGGCCTGGGCCATCCCGAGTTCGTCAAGTACGTCAACTTCGTCCTCGGCAAACTGGAAGTCGGCCCCGAGGCCCTCTTCTCCACCCTGGGCCGCACCGGCGCCCGCGGTATCGAGTGCCTGATCACCTGCCTGAAGACCGAAGACATGGTCAACGATCTGAAGGAGAACATCGCCAAGGGCAACCTCGATATCTGCAAGGATTGGGACATGCCCGCCGAAGCGCAGGGCGTTGGCTTCGTCAATGCTCCCCGCGGCGGCCTGAGCCACTGGATCGACATCAAGAACAGCAAGATCGACAACTTCCAGCTCGTGGTCCCGTCCACCTGGAACCTCGGTCCCCGCTGCGACAACAACCTGCCCGGCCCCACTGAAGAGGCCCTGCTGGACAACACCCCGATCGCCGATCCGGAACGCCCGGTCGAGATCCTGCGTACCGTCCACTCCTATGACCCCTGCATCGCCTGCGGCGTGCACGTCATCGACAACAAGACCGGCAACGTCAAAAAGTTCCGCGTTTTGTAA
- a CDS encoding SMR family transporter has protein sequence MGYVPPALTIVCGIVCTTALQASDGFSRLGPSLLVVAGYGLAFFLLALVLRAISLGGPRHLGGVGHRARRLAGRAVTSKVRTSRPCPAWASS, from the coding sequence ATGGGATACGTCCCTCCGGCCCTGACCATTGTCTGCGGCATCGTCTGCACCACCGCGCTTCAGGCGAGCGACGGGTTTTCCCGACTCGGGCCGAGCCTGCTGGTGGTCGCCGGGTACGGGCTGGCCTTCTTCCTCCTGGCCCTGGTCTTGCGGGCCATCTCCCTGGGCGGCCCACGCCATCTGGGTGGGGTCGGGCATCGTGCGCGTCGGCTTGCGGGGAGGGCCGTCACAAGCAAAGTCCGGACTTCCCGGCCATGCCCGGCATGGGCTTCATCCTGA
- a CDS encoding HypC/HybG/HupF family hydrogenase formation chaperone yields the protein MCLAIPAEILEISDGVATCKVGEGDTTVQASIMLMDEEVAIGDYIIIHAGFALRKLDPKEAQETLKILRDMVELLGGEAYQHEML from the coding sequence ATGTGCCTCGCGATACCAGCAGAAATTCTTGAAATCAGTGACGGCGTCGCCACCTGCAAAGTGGGCGAAGGCGACACCACGGTCCAGGCGTCCATCATGCTCATGGACGAGGAAGTTGCCATCGGCGACTATATCATCATCCACGCCGGGTTCGCCCTGCGCAAGCTCGACCCCAAGGAGGCCCAGGAGACCCTGAAAATCCTGCGCGACATGGTCGAACTCCTGGGCGGCGAAGCGTACCAGCACGAGATGCTCTAA
- a CDS encoding HyaD/HybD family hydrogenase maturation endopeptidase, with the protein MPEKDKRILILGVGNILFTDEGFGVRVAEELEQKYHFSDNVTVLDGGTLGLKLMGPIMESDYLIIVDIVLNEGEPGEIFRLLGEDLNKACAFKNSMHQTDLLDTLAQCSIIGSVPDDVILYGIEPVNYKDMSAALSPELEAKLPEMEALVLEEVKAAGASYALRTDDNPATEKIYVPRDTSRNS; encoded by the coding sequence ATGCCTGAAAAAGACAAACGCATTCTCATTCTGGGCGTCGGCAACATCCTGTTCACCGACGAGGGATTCGGCGTCCGCGTGGCCGAGGAACTCGAACAGAAATATCATTTTTCCGACAACGTCACCGTGCTCGACGGCGGCACGCTGGGGCTCAAGCTCATGGGCCCGATCATGGAGTCGGACTATCTGATCATCGTGGACATCGTGCTCAACGAGGGCGAGCCGGGCGAGATCTTCCGCCTGCTGGGCGAGGACCTGAACAAGGCATGCGCCTTCAAGAATTCCATGCACCAGACCGACTTGCTCGATACGCTGGCCCAGTGTAGCATCATCGGGAGTGTGCCGGACGACGTGATCCTCTACGGCATCGAGCCGGTCAACTACAAGGACATGTCCGCCGCCCTGTCACCGGAACTCGAAGCCAAGCTGCCCGAGATGGAAGCCCTGGTCCTCGAGGAAGTGAAGGCCGCCGGCGCTTCCTACGCCCTTCGGACGGACGACAACCCCGCAACGGAGAAGATCTATGTGCCTCGCGATACCAGCAGAAATTCTTGA
- a CDS encoding class I SAM-dependent methyltransferase, giving the protein MYLQELQRNWNTFGREDPLWAVASSPDKVNNAWDVQEFFETGAGHVNHIAAWMKANGLPEGRTSALDFGCGVGRLTQALCDHFKTCVGVDIAPSMLAKAREFNQFGMHCIYRLNETDDLSLFRDGSFDMVLTAHVLQHIRPHVGVRYIAEFIRVLKPGGLAVFHCPSAKAVFAYPDEGLACALSAGTEAMLLECGSKLTIRVKATNTGTHPIGMDQQTNAPVRLIHHWYNIDTDEMAQNHGRLNLPQTVLQPGDSVEMDYLAASPAVPGNFVLAITAMDYFGKPMINPDEAQCVIPVLVVPASEQPGTDAPLAAERPYSETHAIPVETVEQVVSMAGGRMVEVQSNQSLPGGQVSSTYYATR; this is encoded by the coding sequence ATGTATCTGCAGGAGTTGCAAAGAAACTGGAACACCTTCGGCCGGGAAGACCCGCTCTGGGCCGTGGCCTCTTCACCGGATAAAGTGAACAATGCGTGGGACGTACAAGAGTTCTTTGAAACGGGAGCCGGCCACGTCAACCACATCGCCGCCTGGATGAAGGCCAACGGCCTGCCCGAGGGGAGGACCTCCGCGCTGGACTTCGGCTGCGGAGTCGGAAGATTGACGCAGGCCCTGTGCGATCATTTCAAAACCTGCGTCGGTGTGGACATCGCCCCGTCCATGCTGGCCAAGGCCCGGGAATTCAACCAATTCGGCATGCACTGCATATACCGGCTGAACGAGACCGACGACCTCTCGCTGTTCCGCGACGGCAGCTTCGACATGGTCCTCACCGCGCATGTGCTCCAACACATCCGGCCCCATGTGGGCGTACGGTACATCGCGGAGTTCATTCGCGTGCTCAAACCGGGCGGGCTGGCCGTTTTCCACTGCCCCAGCGCCAAGGCTGTGTTCGCCTATCCCGATGAAGGCTTGGCCTGCGCCCTTTCTGCCGGTACGGAGGCCATGCTCCTTGAGTGCGGCTCCAAGCTGACCATACGCGTGAAGGCGACCAATACCGGCACGCATCCCATAGGAATGGACCAACAGACCAACGCGCCCGTGCGCCTGATCCATCACTGGTACAATATCGACACCGATGAGATGGCACAAAACCACGGCCGCCTGAATTTGCCGCAAACCGTGCTCCAACCCGGCGATTCTGTGGAGATGGATTACCTCGCGGCCTCTCCGGCAGTACCGGGCAATTTCGTCCTGGCCATCACCGCAATGGACTATTTCGGCAAACCCATGATCAATCCCGACGAGGCTCAATGCGTCATACCGGTTCTGGTCGTCCCCGCATCGGAACAACCCGGGACAGACGCCCCGCTGGCCGCCGAACGGCCCTACAGCGAGACCCACGCCATCCCGGTGGAGACCGTGGAGCAGGTGGTGTCCATGGCGGGCGGGCGCATGGTCGAGGTACAATCTAACCAAAGCCTGCCCGGCGGCCAGGTCAGTTCGACCTATTACGCCACGCGGTGA
- a CDS encoding acetolactate synthase large subunit, with translation MPQHTPEISETGQCTECNGADSLLATLVASGVEVCFANPGTSEMHFVSALDRIPGMRGVLCLFEGVATGAADGYARMTGKPACTLLHLGPGFANGMANLHNARKGQSPVVNVVGDHATYHVRYDAPLTSNVEGFAEAISHWVRRPRSPRTVALDAAEAVRAARVAPGQVATLILPADTAWLPAERPAPALEAPKPAPVFPDAIDAAAKALTNGKKTAILMRGSVLYGEGLNAAGCVAAKTGATLFCDTFTPRMRSGAGTPVVERLPYRGKDVLARLDEFEQLLLVGAEPPVSFFAYPGQESWLTPPHCAILTLAHPSEDGNAALIDLASSVDASPDCAMYPLDPPSLPGDGPLTAEAALRIVAALLPENAIVTDEGITSTLPYANLLATAAPHDYLALTGGAIGGILPLSTGAAVAAPDRKVVCLEGDGSAMYTVQALWTQARENLDVVTVLYANRSYAVLNQELKMVRAAAGGDKAVSLLDLHDPSLDWVRIAEGMGVEAVSVDTTQDFAEALRAALSAKGPRLIEAVI, from the coding sequence ATGCCTCAACATACCCCTGAAATCAGTGAAACCGGCCAGTGCACCGAGTGCAACGGCGCGGACAGCCTGCTCGCCACCCTGGTGGCCAGCGGCGTGGAAGTCTGCTTCGCCAACCCCGGCACCTCGGAGATGCACTTCGTCTCCGCCCTGGACCGCATCCCCGGCATGCGCGGGGTGCTCTGCCTGTTCGAGGGCGTGGCCACGGGCGCGGCGGACGGCTACGCCCGCATGACCGGCAAGCCCGCCTGCACCCTGCTCCACCTCGGGCCCGGCTTCGCCAACGGCATGGCCAACCTGCACAACGCCCGCAAGGGCCAGTCCCCGGTGGTCAACGTCGTCGGCGACCACGCCACCTACCACGTCCGCTACGACGCGCCCCTGACCTCCAACGTGGAGGGTTTTGCCGAGGCCATCTCTCACTGGGTCCGCCGCCCGCGCAGCCCCCGCACCGTGGCCCTGGACGCCGCCGAAGCGGTCCGCGCCGCGCGCGTGGCCCCGGGCCAGGTCGCCACCCTGATCCTGCCCGCGGACACGGCCTGGCTCCCGGCCGAGCGCCCCGCGCCCGCCCTGGAGGCCCCCAAACCCGCTCCGGTGTTCCCGGACGCCATCGACGCCGCGGCCAAGGCCCTGACCAACGGCAAGAAGACCGCCATCCTCATGCGCGGGTCCGTGCTCTACGGTGAGGGGCTCAACGCCGCCGGATGCGTGGCGGCCAAAACCGGGGCCACCCTGTTCTGCGATACCTTCACCCCGCGCATGCGCTCCGGCGCGGGAACGCCCGTGGTCGAGCGCCTGCCCTACCGGGGCAAGGACGTCCTGGCCCGGCTCGACGAGTTCGAGCAGCTCCTGCTGGTGGGAGCCGAACCGCCGGTCTCCTTCTTCGCCTATCCCGGGCAGGAGAGCTGGCTGACCCCGCCGCACTGCGCCATCCTGACCCTGGCCCATCCCAGCGAGGACGGCAACGCCGCGCTCATCGACCTGGCCTCCTCCGTGGACGCCTCGCCCGACTGCGCCATGTATCCGCTTGATCCGCCCTCTCTGCCCGGCGACGGCCCGCTGACCGCCGAGGCCGCACTGCGCATCGTGGCCGCGCTCCTGCCCGAAAACGCCATCGTCACCGATGAGGGCATCACCTCGACCCTGCCCTACGCGAACCTGCTCGCCACGGCCGCGCCCCACGACTACCTGGCCCTGACCGGCGGCGCCATCGGCGGCATCCTGCCCCTGTCCACCGGAGCCGCCGTGGCCGCGCCCGACCGCAAGGTGGTCTGCCTGGAGGGCGACGGCAGCGCCATGTACACCGTGCAGGCCCTGTGGACCCAGGCCAGGGAGAACCTGGACGTGGTCACCGTGCTCTATGCCAACCGCTCCTACGCTGTCCTCAACCAGGAGCTCAAGATGGTCCGGGCTGCGGCCGGAGGCGACAAGGCCGTGTCCCTGCTCGACCTGCACGACCCATCGCTGGACTGGGTGCGCATCGCCGAGGGCATGGGCGTCGAGGCCGTCAGCGTCGACACCACCCAGGACTTTGCCGAAGCCCTGCGCGCCGCCCTGAGCGCCAAGGGCCCCCGGCTCATCGAGGCCGTCATCTAG